CTCGGTTCCTACTGCGGCGCGATCCAGCATTTCACCGCGGTGTCCGCGTTTCTGCGCAAACACGGGATCCGCGATCTGGACGAAGTGTCGAAAGTCGAATACCGCGCGGGGGCCTGGCCCGGCAGGCTGCGGGTGACGCTGCGGAACGGAACGGCGCTGGAACTGGATAAGTTCTACGCCAACTACATGACGTTGTTTTATTCCGTGGAGCGTTCGCTGCTCTGTGTGGACCTGACCAACGAACTGTCCGACATCGCGTTCGGCGACGCGTGGGCCCCGCGGTACGAGGCGCGGCACGAGGGCTTCAGCCTGATTGCGGTGCGCACGGCGCGTGGCGCGGAGGTGTTCGGCGATTGCGTTCGGGCGGGGGTTATTGCGGCGGAAGAAACGGATCGCGACGATGCCCGGGCGATGCACGCGCACGGCCTGTACAACAAGAAGATCGCGGTCTGGAGCCGGATTCAATTGCGTCGCTGGATGGGGAAGGCTGCGCCGGAGTACGGGTACACGGCGGTCCGCACGCGGAAACAGCGCGCGGTGGGGCTGGGCATCGCGCTGGTGTTCTGCCTGGGCCGCACGCGGCTGGCCCGGGGCGTGGTTCAGATCCTGCCGCTGGAGTGGACGGGGCGCATGTTTCTGTTTGTGCGGACGCGCTGGCGCAACGCCACCCGCCCGAAGCGCCGAAGCCAGGTGGCGGACTACACGGTGCGGTGGACTGAGTCGCAATGGGAGAAGACGAATGGCTGAAGCGACCGCCGTTTGGCGCGGGATCGATCCGGTGCGCTGGCTGCTGGCCTACGACGCGGTCGAGGCCGTGGGGTATGGCGAAGCGCGCGCGCGCGTTGCCCGCCGCGTCGCCTGGGCGCTGATCGCCTTGTTCCTGCTGTTCGGCCTGGCGGCGGTGTGGTTTCGGTGGACCGACAACAAGCCCACGGTGGCGAGCACGGGACTCGTGACCGCCCACAGGCTGGTGGCGCTGGACTGGGGCGGGTGGTTTCGGGAGAACATCTGGTGGCGCGGCAAGCAGACCCCGGCGCCGCTGACCTATACCGTGCACGGGCTGTTCTTCACGCTGTTCGGCTACAGCGTGCGCGGCATTCTGGTCTTGCACGCCGTCACGGGGGCCGCGCTTCTGGCGTTTCTCTACCGCGTTACGGCGCGTCGCGCGGGACCCTGGGCGGGGGCCGCTGCGGTTGCCTGGTGCCTGGGCATGCCGCTGTTCCACTACGTCACGCTGTCCGGGTGGACGTTCATCTGGGCGACGATGTTCCTCTTGCTGGCCGTGGACCTGGCGGATCGCGCCGCATTGACCGGCCGCGCGCGCTGGTTGCTACTGGCCGGAATCGCCGTCGGGTGCGCCGGGATGAGCCGCCCGGAAAACTACGCCACTGCGTTGCTGTTCGCCGCGCTTGCGCCGTTTGCGATGCGGTATCGGGTTGCCTTCCTGGCGATCGCGTTTTCGTGGCCGACGGCGCAATTCTTTGTGAACCAGGTGTTGCACGGCGCGGATCCCGGCCTTCGCATCCTCGACGATGCACGAAGCGCCATGGGCTTTGCCGAACTCTTCGAGGAATGGCTGGCCCGCGTGCGCCGGGCCGTGCTTAACCGGAATTTTTCGACGCC
This genomic interval from Candidatus Hydrogenedentota bacterium contains the following:
- a CDS encoding Coenzyme F420 hydrogenase/dehydrogenase, beta subunit C-terminal domain; the protein is MAATRCDALAYLNDRIIQGGLCTRCGACAGICPAEKISFRDPLGACLPAIDDSVDCGDCGGLCRDVCPGESVDFAALNRAVMGGVPADMLLGHAESWHVAWASDPAVRAGGASGGAITAMALHLLESGAVQGVVCLIDDPAAPLLPRAVIATDRDTLMLSQQSKYSLAPLLTVLREIEVFPGRVAIVALPDQVHALRKLERIGHPATAKIAVILGSYCGAIQHFTAVSAFLRKHGIRDLDEVSKVEYRAGAWPGRLRVTLRNGTALELDKFYANYMTLFYSVERSLLCVDLTNELSDIAFGDAWAPRYEARHEGFSLIAVRTARGAEVFGDCVRAGVIAAEETDRDDARAMHAHGLYNKKIAVWSRIQLRRWMGKAAPEYGYTAVRTRKQRAVGLGIALVFCLGRTRLARGVVQILPLEWTGRMFLFVRTRWRNATRPKRRSQVADYTVRWTESQWEKTNG
- a CDS encoding glycosyltransferase family 39 protein, with protein sequence MAEATAVWRGIDPVRWLLAYDAVEAVGYGEARARVARRVAWALIALFLLFGLAAVWFRWTDNKPTVASTGLVTAHRLVALDWGGWFRENIWWRGKQTPAPLTYTVHGLFFTLFGYSVRGILVLHAVTGAALLAFLYRVTARRAGPWAGAAAVAWCLGMPLFHYVTLSGWTFIWATMFLLLAVDLADRAALTGRARWLLLAGIAVGCAGMSRPENYATALLFAALAPFAMRYRVAFLAIAFSWPTAQFFVNQVLHGADPGLRILDDARSAMGFAELFEEWLARVRRAVLNRNFSTPLQWLLLPAILAFGLPRHRLLAGIALYFWVAFFAAYAMRRISFNHEGYYFAHVVLAMPFLGALTVWAAGRVRAMLQRAGMAPARAAAVALVVVAAAFCVERVTLGSAWKERVFYRVPAPVRALRDALQGQLGPGDAIMLDYFPEVSWLLAEIEGPGGRNAYYYNVAVTGTPRPRVNAARKDLTDEEILPVNRWVAENLDRWFEHNVPRYLVMLAPDVWEREMGRKRAMGHYRMFGLRAAAPYAATAAAWAGGDVGEVMFENEDFRIVALDE